GTCGTGGATCGAGCGGGACGACCTCATCCGGGTCATTGCGCACGCGATTGCGGACGGCACATTGAGCGGGCCGGTCAACGCCACGGCTCCGGTACCCGTGCGCAACGATGCCTTCACGCGCGCCGTTGCTCAAGCTGTTCGCAGGCCGGCATTCCTGCGCTTGCCTGCGTGGGCACTGGCATGGGCCCTTGGTGACATGGCGCGTGAAACAATGCTGGTCAGCCAGCGCGTCATTCCAAAGAAGCTCATTGATCACGGATTTGAATTTCGGCATGCCGAGATCGCGCCGATGATGCGCAAGATCACCGGCGCAAAACCGGAGCCTTCGGCAAACGTTCCGGGGACGGACACGGCCGCCGCAAAACCCTGACTGGGCATGGCTTTCAATCCGGACCGGATCGGGACGGCCTTGTCGGCGGTCCCGGCCCGGTCACTCGATCACGAGGCCCGGAAGCCAGTGGCTCTCCGGGTAGCCCTCTTCAAGATCGGCTTCGCGAACGGGCCTGAGATCGCCCGCCTCCGGCGGCACACCGAGCTTGTCCATGTCCATTTCATGCAGCGTGCCGACAAGCGTGCCATCCTGATTTTCAAGCTTGTAGTAGACGCCGTTCCAGAGATTGATGCCGTATTCGGTCGCGCCCTTCCATACGAACAGAAGATCATATTCGAGGTCCGTCAGATCCTGTTTGGATACAGTGCGCCTGATCTCATAGGGATAGGGAACGCGGCACCAATATTTGTCAGAGCCCTCCAGACACTTGAACGGCCGCATCGACAGAAAGTGATCGGCAAAGACGCCGTCCCGCCAGTGGATCTCGTAACGGCTGCCGGTGTCCGCGGGCGTGAAAATCACCTGCGCAACGGGGAATCGCTCACCTTGCTGATCCACGAGACTGATCGTCTTTTCGCCCTCAAGGGAAACGGCCTGTGCGTGGCCAGGATGAAGACCGCAGGCCAATGCCAGGCAGACAGACGCAAGCCTCTTCATTCCGTTCCCCCGTTCAATGAGAACCCACGGCGGCAAAACCACGTTGATGCATTTCAGACTAGGAAAGAGCCGGACACCGGGCCAGTGCACTTTAGAACAGGTCCGTGGCGGACGATCGCATCGTCCGCTCCTGGTGAAACGCAGGATACGCATAGGCTTTGACAGGAATCGCGCCTGCCAGGGCCGGTGAAAATGGCCATCTTCACGTCATCACGATCCCGTTGGCTTCAGATGGAGTTTTCACATGCCGGCTTCGCACACCCCTTCGTCGGCCGAGACGGCACCGGGTACGGGCCCAAGGTCACGACCCGTTCCGGTGGCACAGCACTCAATGGACACCACAATCTGAGCAACAGCCGGAACGAGAAAATCTGCCTGCTTTTGCTGTCCATTCCGAAGAACTGATTGAAAGACTGCAACAATTGGCTGTTCTGCGACAGGTTCTGGCGTCCTGCGCCAAAAGGTGATTAACTTAGCCGGAAAAATAAAAACAAGTATTCAATTTCCGGCGGCGTCATCAAAGTTAAAAAAAAGAAACGTAAGACCCTATCACCTCCGTGATACGTTGCACCTGCCGGACGGGCGCGGGGTCATGTTGTTCCAGATACGGGACAGCATGTGCGCTTTTGACGGGGTCTGGAATCGGTGTTGCGACATTGCAAGAGCCAGCTAGTGTTTATGCGAGCCAGTAGGATAAACTCATGAAAGATAACGAGAATCACACACTTACCTTCGACGAATTCGACGAGATGGTAAACCCGCGCCCGGAAGAGTGTGACTTTGACCGGATCGTGGAATCGGCCCTCAGCCGTCGCGGTTTTCTCGGCGGCGTCATGGCTTTCGGCAGCTTCGCCGCCCTTGGTGGCAGCCTGAGTTCTGCAGAGGCTGCGTCCGGCCGCTTCGCGTTCGACCAGATCCCCACATCCACTGCCGACGACGTGACCGTTCCGGAGGGTTACAAGGTCGATGTCATGATTCAATGGGGCGACCCGTTGTGGTCCGACGCACCCGAATTCGACCAGGCGACCCGCGGCACGGCTGCGAGCCAGGAACGCGCCTTCGGCGACAACACCGACGGGATGGACGTGTTCGCCCATGACGGCAAGCTTCTGCTTGTCGTGAACAATGAATATACCAACCGCTCGATCATCTCGACGAAAGCCGAGGACGGCCGTCTTGTCGGCGCGGACGAAATCGCCAAGGGCATGATGGCGCACGGCGTTTCCGTCGTCGAAATCGCCTTCATCGACGGCAAGTGGCAGATGGTCAAGGACAGCCCCTATAACCGCCGGATCACGCCGAATACCGAAATGGACATCACCGGTCCTGCAGCCGGACATGACCTGATGAAGACCGATGCCGATCCGGCCGGAACCAAAACGCTCGGAACCTGGAATAACTGCGGCAACGGTGCCACGCCCTGGGGCACGTATCTTGCCTGTGAAGAGAACTTCAACGGATACTTCTCCTCCAGCGAAGACGTCAAGGACGACAATCCGAAGTCGATCACGCCGGCCATGAAACGCTACGGTGTCAACACCACGGACTGGGGCTACGGCTGGGCCGAAATCGACGAGCGTTTCGATGTCGCCAAGCACCCGAACGAGCCGAACCGTGCGGGCTACGTTGTCGAAATCGATCCGACGGACCCGGCATCGGCACCCAAAAAGCGCACCGCGCTCGGCCGCTTCAAGCACGAAAACGCCGAAACCGTCATCAACAATGACGGCCGCGTGGTGGTCTATATGGGCGACGACGAGCGGGGTGAATTTGTTTACCGCTACGTTTCCAACGGCGCCTACGCGCCGGGCGCTCCGACTGATGACCTGCTGAGTGACGGTGTGCTCTATGTCGCCAAGTTCTCCGACAACGGCACGGGTGCCTGGGTCGCCCTGACACCGGAAACGACCGGGATGGATCACGCCGAGATCCATATCCATACCCGCCAGGCTGCGTCCGCCGTCGGCGCGACCACGATGGATCGCCCGGAATGGGTTGCGGCCAATCCCAAGGCACCTGAAGTCTATTGCTGCCTGACCAACAACAAGAACCGTGGCGTGAAGCCGAATGCCGGCGGTGACGACACTGCAGCAAACGGACCGAACCCGCGCGACAAGAACAATTACGGTCAGATCGTGCGCTGGCGGCCGGATGGCGGCGATCACACGGCGCCCGGTTTCACCTGGGACCTTTACGTCCTTGCCGGCAATCCGACGGTTCACTCCGACGCCTATGCCGGATCCTCGAACGTCAACGCCGACAATATGTTCAACTCGCCGGACGGCCTGGCATTCGACGCCAACGGACTGCTGTGGATCCAGACGGACGGCAACTACAAGAACGAGGGCGACTTTGCCGGTCACGGCAACAACCAGATGCTTGCGGGCGACCCGGTCACGGGCGAAATCCGCCGGTTCATGGTCGGTCCGAACGAGTGCGAGATCACCGGTCTGATATGGAGCCCGGATCGCCGGACCATGTTCGTCGGTATCCAGCACCCGGGCGAGCGCGGCAACAGCCACTGGCCGGGCGGCGGCGACACCGTTCCGCGTTCCGCAATCATCGCGGTGACACGGGAAGACGGCGGCCTCGTCGGCTGATCGCGACAGTCCTTGAAAAGGAAGATCGGCCGGTCCTTGTGACCGGCCGATTTTTTTGAGCGGCGCAAAGTCTTGGCCGAAGACGGTCATACGACCGGGACAAGGCAGGCGCGAACACCCATCCGTTCCGTTTCAATCAGCCTTGCCGTGATCGTACCAGACGGCCTCGATATTGTGGCCGTCGGGATCAAGAACGAAGGCCGCATAGTATCCGGGCCAGTAATGCGGGCGATAGCCGGGACCGCCATTGTCGGCCGCCCCTTCCTGCAGCGCCGTCTCGTAAAAGGCGTGCACCTCCTCCCGGCTCTTGGCTTCAAAGGCGATATGGGTCGGCACGACCGGGTCCTTCACCACCCAGAGATCCGTGTTCCGGCCGTCAAAAAAGCCGGCGGCATCCCCGACCTCCATAGAGATCGAGTAGCCAAGCGGCGCAAGCACTTTCAGATAGAACGCCCTGGACCTCTCATAGTCGCTGACATGCAGATGAGTGTGCGCAATCAAACCGTCTTCCCCGCAGTGCTGGCGTTTCCGGTCTCAGCCTATCACACCCATCCCGGCTTGGATCACGCGGCCACCGGCCACTCCTTGGCCACCATCGTCAGGACATCATACTGGGCAACGACCTCGTCCTTCTGGTTGGTTACCTGGCAGTCCCAGCGCACTTCGCCGTGCTCGGCATTCTCACGCGGATTGATTTCCTTGCAGGTGAGCCGGACCTTGAGACTGTCGC
This region of uncultured Roseibium sp. genomic DNA includes:
- a CDS encoding PhoX family phosphatase, which gives rise to MKDNENHTLTFDEFDEMVNPRPEECDFDRIVESALSRRGFLGGVMAFGSFAALGGSLSSAEAASGRFAFDQIPTSTADDVTVPEGYKVDVMIQWGDPLWSDAPEFDQATRGTAASQERAFGDNTDGMDVFAHDGKLLLVVNNEYTNRSIISTKAEDGRLVGADEIAKGMMAHGVSVVEIAFIDGKWQMVKDSPYNRRITPNTEMDITGPAAGHDLMKTDADPAGTKTLGTWNNCGNGATPWGTYLACEENFNGYFSSSEDVKDDNPKSITPAMKRYGVNTTDWGYGWAEIDERFDVAKHPNEPNRAGYVVEIDPTDPASAPKKRTALGRFKHENAETVINNDGRVVVYMGDDERGEFVYRYVSNGAYAPGAPTDDLLSDGVLYVAKFSDNGTGAWVALTPETTGMDHAEIHIHTRQAASAVGATTMDRPEWVAANPKAPEVYCCLTNNKNRGVKPNAGGDDTAANGPNPRDKNNYGQIVRWRPDGGDHTAPGFTWDLYVLAGNPTVHSDAYAGSSNVNADNMFNSPDGLAFDANGLLWIQTDGNYKNEGDFAGHGNNQMLAGDPVTGEIRRFMVGPNECEITGLIWSPDRRTMFVGIQHPGERGNSHWPGGGDTVPRSAIIAVTREDGGLVG
- a CDS encoding VOC family protein encodes the protein MIAHTHLHVSDYERSRAFYLKVLAPLGYSISMEVGDAAGFFDGRNTDLWVVKDPVVPTHIAFEAKSREEVHAFYETALQEGAADNGGPGYRPHYWPGYYAAFVLDPDGHNIEAVWYDHGKAD